One segment of Gammaproteobacteria bacterium DNA contains the following:
- a CDS encoding transposase encodes MARRYGLRDDQWERIKDLLPDQEGHVGVTAKDNRLFVEAVLYRYRAGMPWRDLPERFGDFRVIHTRFT; translated from the coding sequence CGGATTGCGAGACGACCAGTGGGAACGAATCAAGGATTTACTGCCGGACCAAGAAGGCCACGTCGGGGTAACGGCCAAGGACAATCGGTTGTTTGTGGAAGCGGTGCTGTATCGGTATCGGGCCGGCATGCCGTGGCGGGATTTGCCCGAACGCTTCGGCGATTTTCGGGTGATTCATACCCGTTTCAC